In one Cupriavidus taiwanensis genomic region, the following are encoded:
- the alaS gene encoding alanine--tRNA ligase, protein MKVSDIRSKFLQFFESKGHTVVRSSSLVPANDPTLLFTNSGMVQFKDVFLGTDKRPYSRATSAQRSVRAGGKHNDLENVGYTARHHTFFEMLGNFSFGDYFKREAIQYAWELLTKTYQLPAEKLWVTVYAEDDEAYDIWAKEVGVPAGRIVRIGDNKGARYASDNFWQMADTGPCGPCSEIFYDHGPDVWGGPPGSPEEDGDRYIEVWNLVFMQFNRDEQGNMTPLPKPCVDTGMGLERIAAVLQHVHSNYEIDLFQALIKAAARETHIDNLNQNSLKVIADHIRACSFLIVDGVIPGNEGRGYVLRRIIRRAIRHGYKLGQKTPFFHKLVPDLVEQMGQAYPELAEAQSRVTEVLKAEEERFFETIENGMAILDAALAELKLKGGKMLDGELAFKLHDTFGFPLDLTQDVCREQEIGVDEAAFDAAMNRQREQARAAGKFKMAAGLEYTGDKTVFHGYEKLELPQARVTALYVEGASVDTMQPGQTGVVVLDNTPFYAESGGQAGDQGVLRAGNATFAVADTTKIQADVFGHQGTLQGGALKLGDAVSAQVDALRRARTVRNHSATHLMHKALREVLGSHVQQKGSLVDADKTRFDFSHNAALTDAQIRQVEEIVNAEILRNEDTHAEIMPFDDAVKSGAMALFGEKYADDVRVLSIGTSKELCGGTHVHRTGDIGLFKIVMEGGVAAGIRRVEAITGDNALHYLQGLDAKLNQAAAVLKAQPSELVPRIGQVQDQVRALEKELERLKSKLAASQGDELAAQAVDVKGLKVLAAQLDGADVKTLRETMDKLKDKLQSAAIVLGAVADGKVSLIAGVTADATGKVKAGELVNFVAQQVGGKGGGRPDMAQAGGTEPGKLPQALAGVSEWVAGKV, encoded by the coding sequence ATGAAAGTCTCAGACATTCGCAGCAAGTTCCTGCAGTTCTTCGAATCGAAGGGCCATACCGTGGTCCGCTCGTCCAGCCTGGTGCCGGCGAACGACCCGACGCTGCTGTTCACCAATTCCGGCATGGTGCAGTTCAAGGACGTGTTCCTGGGCACCGACAAGCGCCCCTACAGCCGCGCCACCTCGGCGCAGCGCTCGGTGCGCGCGGGCGGCAAGCACAATGACCTCGAGAACGTCGGCTACACCGCGCGCCACCATACGTTCTTCGAGATGCTGGGCAACTTCTCGTTTGGCGACTACTTCAAGCGCGAGGCGATCCAGTACGCCTGGGAACTGCTGACCAAGACCTACCAGCTGCCGGCAGAGAAGCTGTGGGTGACGGTCTATGCCGAAGACGACGAGGCCTATGACATCTGGGCGAAGGAAGTGGGCGTGCCGGCCGGGCGCATCGTGCGCATCGGCGACAACAAGGGCGCGCGCTACGCCTCGGACAACTTCTGGCAGATGGCCGACACCGGCCCATGCGGCCCGTGCTCGGAAATCTTCTACGACCACGGCCCCGACGTGTGGGGCGGCCCGCCGGGATCGCCCGAGGAAGACGGCGATCGCTACATCGAGGTCTGGAACCTGGTGTTCATGCAGTTCAACCGCGACGAGCAGGGCAACATGACGCCGCTGCCCAAGCCGTGCGTCGACACCGGCATGGGCCTGGAGCGCATCGCCGCGGTGCTGCAGCACGTGCACAGCAACTACGAGATCGACCTGTTCCAGGCACTGATCAAGGCCGCCGCGCGCGAGACCCATATCGACAACCTGAACCAGAACTCGCTGAAGGTCATCGCCGACCATATCCGCGCGTGCTCGTTCCTGATCGTCGACGGCGTGATCCCCGGCAACGAAGGCCGCGGGTACGTGCTGCGCCGGATCATCCGCCGCGCCATCCGCCATGGCTACAAGCTGGGCCAGAAGACCCCGTTCTTCCACAAGCTGGTGCCGGACCTGGTCGAGCAGATGGGTCAGGCCTACCCCGAACTGGCCGAGGCGCAGTCGCGCGTGACCGAAGTGCTGAAGGCCGAGGAAGAGCGCTTCTTCGAGACCATCGAGAACGGCATGGCCATCCTGGACGCTGCGCTGGCCGAGCTCAAGCTCAAGGGCGGCAAGATGCTGGACGGCGAACTCGCCTTCAAGCTGCATGACACCTTCGGCTTCCCGCTGGACCTGACCCAGGACGTGTGCCGCGAGCAGGAAATCGGCGTGGACGAGGCCGCCTTCGACGCCGCCATGAATCGCCAGCGCGAGCAGGCACGCGCCGCCGGCAAGTTCAAGATGGCCGCCGGCCTGGAGTACACCGGCGACAAGACCGTGTTCCACGGCTACGAAAAGCTGGAACTGCCGCAGGCCAGGGTCACCGCGCTGTATGTGGAGGGCGCCTCGGTCGACACCATGCAGCCCGGCCAGACCGGCGTGGTGGTGCTCGACAACACCCCGTTCTACGCCGAGTCCGGCGGCCAGGCCGGCGACCAGGGCGTGCTGCGGGCCGGCAACGCGACCTTTGCCGTGGCCGACACCACCAAGATCCAGGCCGACGTGTTCGGCCACCAGGGCACGCTGCAGGGCGGTGCGCTCAAGCTCGGCGATGCCGTGTCGGCGCAGGTCGACGCGCTGCGCCGCGCGCGCACCGTGCGCAACCACTCGGCCACCCACCTGATGCACAAGGCGCTGCGCGAAGTGCTGGGCAGCCACGTGCAGCAGAAGGGCTCGCTGGTCGATGCGGACAAGACCCGCTTCGACTTCTCGCACAACGCCGCGCTGACCGACGCGCAGATCCGCCAGGTTGAAGAGATCGTCAACGCCGAGATCCTGCGCAACGAGGATACGCACGCCGAGATCATGCCGTTCGACGACGCGGTCAAGAGCGGCGCGATGGCGCTGTTCGGCGAGAAGTACGCCGACGACGTGCGCGTGCTGTCGATCGGCACTTCGAAGGAACTGTGCGGCGGCACCCACGTGCACCGCACCGGCGATATCGGCCTGTTCAAGATCGTGATGGAAGGGGGCGTCGCCGCCGGCATCCGCCGCGTCGAAGCCATCACCGGCGACAACGCGCTGCACTACCTGCAGGGCCTGGACGCCAAGCTGAACCAGGCCGCCGCCGTGCTCAAGGCGCAGCCTTCGGAACTGGTGCCGCGTATCGGCCAGGTGCAGGACCAGGTGCGCGCGCTGGAGAAGGAGCTGGAGCGCCTGAAGAGCAAGCTGGCCGCGTCGCAGGGCGACGAGCTGGCGGCGCAGGCGGTCGACGTCAAGGGCCTGAAGGTGCTGGCCGCGCAGCTGGACGGTGCCGACGTCAAGACCCTGCGCGAGACCATGGACAAGCTCAAGGACAAGCTGCAGAGTGCCGCCATCGTGCTGGGCGCGGTGGCCGACGGCAAGGTCAGCCTGATCGCCGGCGTCACCGCCGACGCCACCGGCAAGGTCAAGGCCGGCGAACTGGTCAACTTTGTCGCCCAGCAGGTGGGCGGCAAGGGCGGCGGCCGCCCGGACATGGCGCAGGCCGGCGGCACCGAGCCGGGCAAGCTGCCGCAGGCGCTGGCGGGTGTCAGCGAATGGGTGGCGGGCAAGGTTTGA
- a CDS encoding slipin family protein, with protein MAYGFSFGGVIFLLALLIIMAFRVLREYERGVVFMLGRFWKVKGPGLVLLIPAVQQMVRVDLRTVVMDVPPQDVISRDNVSVKVNAVVYFRVVDPERAIIQVANFLEATSQLAQTTLRSVLGKHELDEMLAEREKLNLDIQQALDAQTDAWGIKVSNVEIKHVDLNETMVRAIARQAEAERERRAKVIHAEGELQASEKLLEAAQMLARQPQAMQLRYMQTLTQIAGDKSSTIVFPLPIDLLTTLRSATGNTEK; from the coding sequence ATGGCCTACGGATTCAGCTTCGGCGGTGTGATTTTCCTGCTGGCACTGCTGATCATCATGGCGTTCCGCGTGCTGCGCGAATACGAACGCGGCGTGGTGTTCATGCTCGGGCGCTTCTGGAAGGTCAAGGGCCCGGGACTGGTGCTGCTGATCCCGGCGGTACAGCAGATGGTCAGGGTCGACCTGCGCACGGTGGTGATGGACGTGCCGCCGCAGGACGTGATCTCGCGCGACAACGTTTCGGTCAAGGTCAATGCGGTGGTGTACTTCCGCGTGGTCGATCCCGAACGCGCCATCATCCAGGTGGCGAACTTCCTCGAAGCCACCAGCCAGCTGGCACAGACCACGCTGCGCTCGGTGCTGGGCAAGCACGAGCTGGACGAGATGCTGGCCGAGCGCGAGAAGCTCAACCTCGACATCCAGCAGGCGCTCGACGCGCAGACCGACGCCTGGGGCATCAAGGTGTCGAACGTCGAGATCAAGCACGTCGACCTGAACGAGACCATGGTCCGCGCCATCGCGCGCCAGGCCGAAGCCGAACGCGAGCGGCGCGCCAAGGTGATCCATGCCGAAGGCGAACTGCAGGCGTCGGAGAAGCTGCTGGAAGCGGCGCAGATGCTGGCGCGGCAGCCACAGGCCATGCAGCTGCGCTACATGCAGACGCTGACGCAGATCGCCGGCGACAAGAGTTCGACCATCGTGTTTCCGCTGCCGATCGATTTGCTGACGACGCTGCGCAGCGCTACGGGGAACACGGAGAAGTAG
- a CDS encoding YbfB/YjiJ family MFS transporter, producing MPTPHSLDSEHPAARVAAAAARRRAAGPFAVALAGLVSLAVVMGIGRFAFTPLLPMMLHDGTVTLDQGGWLATVNYIGYFVGAAVCLFIRPDAVRMVRLGLVATVLLTLGMALPGGMPAWSLWRAAAGVASALVMVYTAAWCLQRLAELGRPELGGLIFCGPGLGIVVTGLGASGMVGAGWHADHGWLAFTALAVVLVAGVWRIFAAPAALAAAAPAASPDRAGAGTVRLDAQTWALTLAYGLAGFGYIITATFLPVIAREALPGTVWADLFWPIFGAGVAVGAFVATRIGMAHDNRKLLALLYGMQALGVAIAVVFPSVAGFAVSSLLAGLPFTALVAFAMREARRLWGPHAPRLMGLMTASYGLGQIAGPPLATALVARSGGFASSLACAAAALALGALVFAWMRRAWPLPAAGTSPSPDAKVR from the coding sequence ATGCCTACCCCGCACAGCCTGGACTCCGAACACCCTGCCGCGCGCGTCGCGGCCGCGGCCGCGCGGCGTCGCGCCGCCGGCCCGTTTGCGGTGGCGCTGGCCGGGCTGGTGTCGCTGGCGGTGGTGATGGGCATCGGCCGCTTCGCCTTTACGCCGCTGCTGCCGATGATGTTGCATGACGGCACGGTCACGCTTGACCAGGGCGGCTGGCTGGCGACGGTGAACTACATCGGGTACTTCGTCGGCGCCGCGGTGTGCCTGTTCATCCGGCCCGACGCGGTGCGCATGGTGCGCTTGGGCCTGGTGGCGACGGTGCTGCTGACGCTGGGCATGGCCTTGCCGGGCGGCATGCCGGCGTGGTCGCTGTGGCGCGCCGCCGCGGGCGTGGCCAGCGCCCTGGTGATGGTCTACACCGCCGCCTGGTGCCTGCAGCGGCTGGCCGAGCTGGGCCGGCCGGAACTGGGCGGGCTGATCTTCTGCGGCCCGGGCCTGGGCATCGTGGTCACCGGGCTGGGCGCGTCCGGCATGGTCGGCGCGGGCTGGCATGCGGACCATGGCTGGCTTGCCTTTACCGCGCTGGCGGTGGTGCTGGTGGCTGGTGTCTGGCGGATTTTCGCCGCCCCCGCCGCCCTGGCCGCAGCGGCGCCGGCAGCTTCGCCGGACCGTGCCGGTGCCGGCACGGTCCGGCTCGATGCCCAGACCTGGGCGCTGACCCTGGCCTACGGCCTGGCCGGCTTCGGCTACATCATCACCGCGACCTTCTTGCCCGTGATCGCGCGCGAAGCGCTGCCCGGCACGGTGTGGGCCGACCTGTTCTGGCCGATCTTCGGCGCGGGCGTGGCGGTGGGCGCGTTCGTGGCAACGCGGATCGGCATGGCGCACGACAACCGCAAGCTGCTAGCGCTGCTGTACGGCATGCAGGCGCTAGGCGTGGCGATCGCGGTGGTGTTCCCGAGCGTGGCCGGCTTTGCCGTCAGCAGCCTGCTGGCCGGCCTGCCCTTTACCGCGCTGGTGGCGTTTGCGATGCGCGAGGCGCGGCGGCTGTGGGGGCCGCACGCCCCACGGCTGATGGGCCTGATGACCGCGTCCTACGGCCTCGGCCAGATCGCCGGCCCGCCGCTGGCGACCGCGCTGGTGGCACGCAGCGGCGGCTTTGCCAGTTCGCTGGCGTGCGCCGCGGCGGCACTGGCGCTGGGCGCGCTGGTGTTCGCCTGGATGCGCCGCGCGTGGCCGTTGCCGGCCGCCGGCACCAGCCCGAGCCCGGACGCCAAGGTGCGCTAA
- a CDS encoding LysR substrate-binding domain-containing protein — MDLAALEIFRAVVEAGGVTRAAERLHRVQSNVTTRIRQLEQSLGVDLFVRDGRRMVLTPPGQTLFDYACRILTLTEEARQAVLPARPHGRLRIASMESTAASRLPGVLAAYHQAWPEVQLELVTLATRQAFDALARFEVDCAFVAEPLADPALRAVPVFEEELVVITREHHRPVRGAADLEVPTLLAFEPGCNYRARLETWYGSGTAPTPRVLQLSSYHAIVACVAAGIGAAIVPSSVLGLYRDLPAIRQHSLGAAGRVRTLLAWQPSMASAALHALVEALPELTPAPPGAAGPELAAA; from the coding sequence ATGGATCTTGCCGCGCTGGAGATTTTCCGCGCCGTCGTCGAAGCTGGCGGCGTCACCCGCGCAGCCGAGCGGCTGCACCGGGTGCAGTCCAATGTCACCACCCGCATCCGCCAGCTGGAGCAGTCGCTGGGCGTCGACCTGTTCGTGCGCGACGGCCGGCGCATGGTGCTGACGCCGCCGGGCCAGACCCTGTTCGACTACGCCTGCCGGATCCTGACCCTGACCGAAGAAGCGCGCCAGGCGGTATTGCCGGCCCGCCCGCATGGCCGGCTGCGCATCGCCTCGATGGAAAGCACTGCCGCCAGCCGCCTGCCCGGGGTGCTGGCCGCGTATCACCAGGCCTGGCCCGAGGTGCAGCTGGAACTGGTGACGCTGGCCACGCGGCAGGCGTTCGATGCGCTGGCGCGCTTCGAGGTGGACTGCGCCTTCGTCGCCGAGCCGCTCGCCGATCCGGCGCTGCGCGCGGTGCCGGTGTTCGAGGAAGAGCTGGTGGTGATCACGCGCGAGCACCATCGCCCGGTACGCGGCGCGGCCGACCTGGAGGTGCCGACGCTGCTGGCGTTCGAGCCGGGCTGCAACTACCGCGCGCGGCTCGAGACCTGGTACGGCTCCGGCACCGCGCCGACGCCGCGCGTGCTGCAACTCAGCTCCTACCATGCCATCGTCGCCTGCGTCGCGGCCGGCATTGGCGCGGCGATCGTGCCGAGCTCCGTGCTCGGCCTGTACCGCGACCTGCCCGCCATCCGGCAGCACAGCCTGGGCGCGGCGGGCCGGGTGCGCACGCTGCTGGCGTGGCAGCCGTCGATGGCCAGCGCCGCGCTGCATGCGCTGGTCGAGGCCCTGCCCGAACTCACGCCGGCACCGCCCGGCGCGGCCGGCCCCGAACTGGCGGCGGCCTGA
- a CDS encoding DUF2214 family protein, producing the protein MLTDAILAFLHFLAIFVLITLMAAEAVALRPDLTPATVRRLSLYDLFYFLSAIAALGTGLLRLFYGAKGADFYLHNPWFHAKMGVFVLIALCSLPPTLAIARWRKQARRLPDYVPPPSEIKAARRWVMIESHLVILLPLCAVMMARGIGAR; encoded by the coding sequence ATGCTGACCGACGCCATCCTGGCCTTCCTGCATTTCCTGGCGATCTTCGTCCTGATCACGCTGATGGCCGCCGAGGCCGTGGCGCTGCGTCCGGACCTTACGCCCGCCACCGTGCGGCGCCTGTCGCTGTATGACCTGTTCTACTTCCTGTCGGCGATCGCGGCGCTGGGGACCGGCCTGCTGCGCCTGTTCTACGGCGCCAAGGGCGCGGACTTTTACCTGCACAACCCCTGGTTCCACGCCAAGATGGGCGTGTTCGTGCTGATCGCGCTGTGCTCGCTGCCGCCCACCCTTGCCATCGCGCGCTGGCGCAAGCAGGCGCGCAGGCTGCCCGATTACGTGCCGCCGCCGTCCGAGATCAAGGCGGCGCGGCGCTGGGTCATGATCGAATCGCACCTGGTGATCCTGCTGCCGCTGTGCGCCGTGATGATGGCGCGCGGCATCGGGGCCCGCTGA
- a CDS encoding 4-oxalocrotonate tautomerase, producing the protein MPTFHVEMFEGRTIEQKRKFVEEVTRVSCETLGCSPSAVDIIITDIKRENWSTGGELWADKK; encoded by the coding sequence ATGCCGACTTTCCACGTCGAAATGTTTGAAGGCCGCACCATCGAGCAGAAGCGCAAGTTTGTCGAGGAAGTCACCCGCGTCAGCTGCGAAACGCTGGGCTGCTCGCCGTCGGCGGTCGACATCATCATCACCGACATCAAGCGCGAGAACTGGTCCACCGGCGGCGAGCTGTGGGCCGACAAGAAGTAA
- a CDS encoding class II aldolase/adducin family protein, which yields MSFALQPARAAGASHPVSAEEQRVRVDLAGAYRLAARAGWDDLIYTHISATVPGEPDHFLINPFGFAFDEIRASDLVKINGRGEVVGDTVHPVNVTGFALHAAVHAARADAMCVMHLHNTAGIAVSAQAAGLLPLSQHAMRFHGRIGYHDYEGLAFTPAEGARLTASLGAHPALLLRNHGTLTVGRTVAEAYVLMATLIKACEVQIAAQAGGALVQPGAAVADKTSAQLYDNGAVEGVMEWPALLRKLDRIDPSYRD from the coding sequence ATGTCTTTTGCCTTGCAGCCCGCGCGCGCCGCGGGCGCTTCCCATCCCGTCTCGGCCGAAGAGCAGCGCGTGCGCGTCGACCTCGCGGGCGCCTATCGCCTGGCCGCGCGCGCGGGCTGGGATGACCTGATCTACACCCATATCTCGGCCACGGTGCCGGGCGAGCCGGATCACTTCCTGATCAACCCGTTCGGCTTTGCCTTCGACGAGATTCGCGCCAGCGACCTGGTCAAGATCAACGGCCGCGGCGAAGTCGTCGGCGATACCGTGCATCCGGTCAACGTGACCGGCTTTGCGCTGCACGCCGCGGTGCATGCCGCGCGCGCCGACGCGATGTGCGTGATGCACCTGCATAACACCGCCGGCATTGCCGTGTCGGCGCAGGCGGCGGGGCTGCTGCCGCTGTCGCAGCATGCCATGCGTTTCCATGGACGCATCGGCTACCACGACTACGAGGGCCTGGCCTTCACCCCGGCCGAGGGCGCCCGGCTGACCGCATCGCTGGGCGCGCATCCGGCCCTGCTGTTGCGCAACCACGGCACGCTGACGGTGGGGCGCACCGTGGCCGAAGCCTATGTGCTGATGGCGACGCTGATCAAGGCCTGCGAAGTCCAGATCGCGGCGCAGGCGGGCGGCGCGCTGGTGCAGCCCGGCGCCGCCGTGGCGGACAAGACCTCCGCCCAGCTCTATGACAACGGCGCGGTCGAGGGCGTGATGGAGTGGCCCGCGCTGCTGCGCAAACTGGATAGAATCGATCCTTCCTACCGGGACTGA
- a CDS encoding CaiB/BaiF CoA transferase family protein: MGALSHLRVLDLTRVLAGPWCAQNLADFGADVIKIERPGAGDDTRTWGPPWLKDEDGRDTAEAAYYLAANRNKRSVTCDISTPEGQRIVRDLAAQSDVVLENYKVGQLKKYGLDYDSLRQVRPDLIYCSVTGFGQTGPYAARPGYDFIIQGMGGFMSLTGERDDLPGGGPQKAGVAISDLMTGQYATIAVLAALAHRDRTGEGQYIDMALLDVQVAMLANMNTNYLASGEAPRRWGNAHPNIVPYQTFQAADGWIIVAVGNDGQFRKFVTDGGMPELADDPRFATNPQRVANRDLLVPILAGMVRPRTRAQWIRDLEAAGVPCGPINTLDDVFEDDQVKARGLRVDLPHPSAGEVKLVGSPIKMSATPPQALRHPPLLGEHTDTVLAGTLGYSAAQIAALRAKGVL, translated from the coding sequence ATGGGAGCCTTAAGCCATCTCCGCGTCCTCGACCTGACCCGCGTCCTCGCCGGGCCGTGGTGCGCCCAGAACCTTGCCGACTTCGGCGCTGACGTGATCAAGATCGAGCGCCCCGGCGCCGGCGACGACACCCGCACCTGGGGGCCGCCCTGGCTCAAGGACGAGGACGGCCGCGACACCGCCGAGGCCGCCTACTACCTGGCCGCCAACCGCAACAAGCGTTCGGTCACCTGCGACATCAGCACCCCGGAAGGCCAGCGGATCGTGCGCGACCTGGCCGCGCAGAGCGACGTGGTGCTGGAGAACTACAAGGTCGGCCAGCTGAAGAAATATGGCCTGGACTACGACTCGCTGCGGCAGGTCAGGCCCGACCTGATCTACTGCTCGGTCACCGGCTTCGGCCAGACCGGCCCGTATGCGGCGCGCCCCGGCTATGACTTCATCATCCAGGGCATGGGCGGCTTCATGAGCCTGACCGGCGAGCGCGACGACCTGCCCGGCGGCGGCCCGCAGAAGGCCGGCGTGGCGATTTCCGACCTGATGACCGGCCAGTACGCCACCATCGCCGTGCTGGCGGCGCTGGCGCACCGCGACCGCACCGGCGAGGGCCAGTACATCGACATGGCGCTGCTCGACGTGCAGGTGGCCATGCTCGCCAACATGAACACCAACTACCTGGCCAGCGGCGAGGCGCCGCGCCGCTGGGGCAACGCGCACCCGAACATCGTCCCCTACCAGACCTTCCAGGCCGCCGACGGCTGGATCATCGTCGCGGTGGGCAACGACGGGCAGTTCCGCAAGTTCGTCACCGACGGCGGCATGCCGGAGCTGGCCGACGACCCGCGCTTTGCCACCAACCCGCAGCGCGTGGCCAACCGCGACCTGCTGGTGCCGATCCTGGCCGGGATGGTGCGCCCGCGCACCCGCGCGCAATGGATCCGCGACCTGGAGGCCGCGGGCGTGCCGTGCGGCCCGATCAACACGCTCGACGACGTGTTCGAGGACGACCAGGTCAAGGCGCGCGGCCTGCGCGTGGACCTGCCGCACCCGAGCGCGGGCGAGGTCAAGCTGGTCGGCAGCCCGATCAAGATGAGCGCGACGCCGCCGCAGGCGCTGCGCCACCCGCCGCTGCTGGGCGAGCACACCGACACCGTGCTGGCCGGGACCCTGGGCTACAGCGCCGCGCAGATCGCCGCGCTTCGCGCAAAGGGTGTGCTGTAA
- a CDS encoding NfeD family protein, with protein sequence MNPATALLRAFRLLASLALACCALAFGGSGAAAPPAGTTATATAPVYVIPLKGAVSPASASFILRGMARAREAGAQLVVLEMDTPGGLDASMREIIQAILASPVPVASYVYPGGARAASAGTYILYASHIAAMAPGTNLGAATPVQVGIGGPQKPESLPGARPASAPASEPASGDTMARKQMHDASAYIRGLAQLRGRNAEWAERAVRESVSLSADEALAQHVVDLVAADLPALLRQAEGRKLTAAGGKASVLHTANAPVVTLEPDWRNRFLAVITEPSVALLLMMIGIYALIFEFSTPGMVVPGIVGAICLLLALFALHMLPVNYAGLALVALGIGCMVAELFLPTFGALGVGGIVAFAFGAVMLIDTDVPGFGVPLPMVAALSALSAVFVFGMSALLVRSRKRPVVSGADTLVGSRGELLDDLREEGWASVRGETWRVRSATPLARGTPVLVTGRSGLVLEVIAAGSAPASSSPSTPDTGA encoded by the coding sequence ATGAACCCTGCCACCGCGTTGCTGCGGGCCTTCCGGCTGCTGGCCAGCCTGGCGCTGGCATGCTGCGCCCTTGCCTTCGGCGGCAGCGGCGCCGCGGCCCCGCCGGCGGGCACCACGGCCACGGCCACCGCGCCGGTCTACGTGATTCCGTTGAAAGGCGCGGTCAGCCCGGCCAGTGCCAGCTTTATCCTGCGCGGCATGGCGCGCGCGCGCGAAGCCGGCGCGCAGCTGGTGGTGCTCGAAATGGACACGCCCGGCGGGCTGGATGCATCGATGCGCGAGATCATCCAGGCGATCCTGGCCTCGCCGGTGCCCGTGGCCAGCTATGTCTATCCCGGCGGAGCGCGCGCGGCCAGCGCGGGCACCTACATCCTCTACGCCAGCCATATCGCGGCGATGGCGCCGGGCACCAACCTGGGCGCGGCCACGCCGGTGCAGGTCGGCATCGGCGGGCCGCAGAAGCCTGAGTCCCTGCCCGGCGCCCGACCCGCTTCGGCGCCCGCCAGCGAGCCCGCGTCGGGCGACACCATGGCGCGCAAGCAGATGCACGATGCCTCGGCCTATATCCGCGGGCTGGCGCAACTGCGCGGACGCAACGCCGAGTGGGCCGAGCGCGCGGTACGCGAGTCGGTCAGCCTGTCGGCGGACGAAGCGCTGGCCCAGCACGTGGTCGACCTGGTAGCCGCCGACCTGCCCGCGCTGCTGCGACAGGCCGAGGGACGCAAGCTCACCGCGGCGGGCGGCAAGGCCAGCGTGCTGCACACCGCCAATGCCCCGGTGGTGACGCTGGAGCCGGACTGGCGCAACCGCTTCCTGGCCGTGATCACCGAGCCCAGCGTGGCCCTGTTGCTGATGATGATCGGCATTTACGCGCTGATCTTCGAGTTTTCGACGCCGGGCATGGTGGTGCCGGGCATCGTCGGCGCAATCTGCCTGCTGCTGGCGCTGTTCGCGCTGCACATGCTGCCGGTGAACTACGCCGGGCTGGCGCTGGTGGCGTTGGGCATCGGCTGCATGGTGGCGGAACTGTTCCTGCCGACGTTCGGCGCGCTTGGCGTCGGCGGCATCGTCGCCTTCGCCTTCGGCGCGGTGATGCTGATCGACACCGACGTGCCGGGCTTTGGCGTGCCGCTGCCGATGGTGGCGGCGCTGTCGGCGCTGTCGGCGGTGTTCGTGTTCGGCATGTCGGCGCTGCTGGTGCGCTCGCGCAAGCGCCCGGTGGTCAGCGGCGCCGACACGCTGGTCGGCAGCCGCGGGGAGCTGCTCGACGACCTGCGCGAGGAAGGCTGGGCCAGCGTGCGCGGCGAGACCTGGCGCGTGCGCAGCGCCACCCCGCTGGCGCGCGGCACGCCGGTGCTGGTCACCGGACGCAGTGGCCTGGTGCTCGAAGTGATCGCCGCGGGCAGCGCGCCGGCCTCCTCTTCCCCATCGACCCCTGACACGGGAGCCTGA
- a CDS encoding tripartite tricarboxylate transporter substrate binding protein, whose translation MLKKLLAAALTAALMPAAAVAATNAYPSKPVRFVVPYPAGGPLDTVARAIGDKLRDSLGQPVIVENKPGAGGNLGADYVAKQPADGYTIVMGAVATHAINPTLFSKMPYDPVKDFAPVTLVADVPNVLVMHPGKAAELHINNVRDLVAYARKNPGKLDYASGGNGSAGHLSGELFKSMAKVSMVHIPYNGAAPAQLSVLSGQTDLIFDNLASASANIKAGKLKAFAVTTAGRAAAVPELPTIAEAGKGLGLEGFDISTWFGVFAPANTPREIVERLNHEIVAILKTDDMKARLARIGAQPAPTTPEQFAALIQKELKKYAQIVKVSGAKVD comes from the coding sequence ATGCTGAAGAAACTGCTTGCCGCCGCGCTGACCGCGGCACTGATGCCCGCCGCCGCGGTGGCGGCGACCAACGCCTATCCCTCCAAGCCGGTCCGCTTCGTCGTGCCCTACCCGGCCGGCGGCCCGCTCGACACCGTGGCGCGCGCCATCGGCGACAAGCTGCGCGACAGCCTGGGCCAGCCCGTGATCGTGGAAAACAAGCCCGGCGCCGGCGGCAACCTCGGTGCGGACTACGTCGCCAAGCAGCCCGCCGACGGCTACACCATCGTCATGGGCGCGGTGGCCACGCACGCGATCAACCCGACGCTGTTCAGCAAGATGCCGTACGACCCGGTGAAAGACTTCGCGCCGGTCACGCTGGTTGCCGACGTGCCCAACGTGCTGGTGATGCACCCCGGCAAGGCCGCCGAGCTGCATATCAACAACGTGCGCGACCTGGTCGCATACGCGCGCAAGAACCCGGGCAAGCTGGACTACGCCTCGGGCGGCAATGGCAGCGCCGGCCACCTGTCGGGCGAGCTGTTCAAGAGCATGGCGAAGGTCAGCATGGTCCATATCCCCTACAACGGCGCGGCGCCGGCGCAGCTGTCGGTGCTGTCGGGCCAGACCGACCTGATCTTCGACAACCTGGCCTCGGCCTCGGCCAATATCAAGGCGGGCAAGCTCAAGGCCTTCGCCGTGACCACCGCCGGCCGCGCCGCGGCCGTCCCGGAGCTGCCGACCATTGCCGAGGCCGGCAAGGGACTGGGGCTGGAAGGCTTCGACATCTCGACGTGGTTCGGCGTGTTCGCGCCGGCCAACACGCCGCGCGAGATCGTCGAACGGCTCAACCACGAGATCGTGGCGATCCTGAAGACCGACGACATGAAGGCCCGCCTGGCCCGCATCGGCGCCCAGCCGGCGCCGACCACGCCGGAGCAGTTCGCGGCGCTGATCCAGAAGGAACTGAAGAAGTATGCGCAGATCGTGAAGGTGTCGGGGGCGAAGGTCGACTGA